Part of the Drosophila pseudoobscura strain MV-25-SWS-2005 chromosome 2, UCI_Dpse_MV25, whole genome shotgun sequence genome, AGTACAGGTGCCACATAAATAGCTATCGGGTTTCACAACACAATAGAATTTATTCAGATCGAAACATAGTCTTCTATTCCTGCAGCCCCCCCTATCGCATCGAAATCGCGTATCCCCCATGCCCCCAGCACCTGCTGCGTACCTTTCCATGAGAGATTCCCATCAAACTGCATACATTTAGAGAAACACTTTAAGGACAAACCAGAATCTAGTCGCACAGATCTGTCGCGAGTCGTGACAGTCCCCAGGCCCGAGGCATTTAAAGGCTGAATTCGAGTGGAAATCGTTTGtggaaaaaacatttaaaaatgcGTCGTTTCGCCTTATTCGGGCACCTGGCTGATTGTCAAGATAAACTTTACAAAACGATAACAAAATACGTAATACGAAAAGCGCAaagcgcaaaaaaaacaaaacaaacaaatacgGGGCGGTGGAGGGGAAAAAACTACTACAGCTAAAAACAAACGTAAgcccaataaataaattgttattAGCCGGTTATGGCCACAATTGCGAGCAGAAAAATTTGTAAGTGATAAAGATCGCAACAGATTGCCGCCAATCGGTTGCGATTGTGCTAATAATGTTCCCCAATCGATTCTAAAGCCATTATCTCTTcccctctccttctctcacCCACTTACTGCTCTCCTTGAACCTCGTGACGATTTACAGGAGCAAATCGCGCAGCGTGGACCATGGCCTGGCGGCTCCGTTTGACTTGGACTCGCTGCGCTCGAAGGTGGAGCAGCGTTTCGAGAGTGTGGACAAGCTGTCAAGTGAGTATCTCCATTTCAGTTTTAAAATTACAAGGAATACCGCTTCAGATATGAAACAACAAATGTTATCAAACCTATTGTTTGGCAAAATCAATTGCTTTGCTTGCACGTGAGTCACTTGCAGAGAAATTTCATAAACATTAGACATGGGGATATGGTTACATGGGGGACTACCCATAAATTATCAGCTTTATCATATCACagggaaaatatttttgatagtCGGTAGTCCCTTGAAGTTGGTTAGTCGCTTTTTTGGCACGGCTCGAGATGGTTTAGGGTTTTCGGAGAGTCCTAGTGTCGGTCTATCCGTATTCCTCCGACCTACAATCGTCCCCAAAGTTTTTGAAAATGCCGCCAATTGACGACAGTGTGCGCAACATTAAGTGTGACCAGCCGATGGCAGTTTCTCAATATCGATTGATAAAAAAATTTATACCGATGGTTTCATATCGATGGTTTTATATCGATGATTATAAAATTATCGATATTTACCGAACATTATATGCTTGGGCGCACTGGCCCGATGGCGCGGCATTTGAAGTGTTTAAGCAGCAGCCAAAACCACCTATTATCAGCGTTGCACCGAGTAAACTATCTGGAAGAAACGCCATTCATATACATGTTTTATTAATGATTTacattgtttttcttttccgcAGGGCAAAAGTCTTCATTGCCCACCATACCCACCATTTCCTATACCGTGGGCAATCGCGACACATTGACCTCGGTGGCGGCCCGCTTTGATACGACCCCATCGGAGCTGACGCACCTGAATCGGCTGAACAGCTCCTTCATCTATCCgggacagcagctgctggtgcCCGACAAGAGTGCCAAAGATGATGCCTCCAGCAGTTCCACCAACGAGGGCGCCGACGGCGGCAGCGTCTCGGGCAAGTCCAGTCCCATTGAGCGCAAGCTGTCTGGCGACGAGACCCGGGAAAGAGGTAAGCGGGGTCGCGCTGGAAATGGTGCAATTGGTGCGAGATGAATAGTGAAGTCAGCATTTGCCGCCTgcatttttcgttttgttcttgtatttgtttttttcctttgcttagcatgcaacaacaacgaaaagtgtataaaaattcaaaaatagcGACAATGAGGCGCCTGATGGGTAGCACTGTTCCGAGTCATATGTTCCGCACATTTCTTCTCCACTTGCTGCAGCTGGTCACACTGGCCATTCTcaatgttgttttttttttaccgcGTTGAACGGGCgagtttttcagttttttgcaCCCTTGAAAGATATAGTCGACAATTGGCCATCAAGAGCCCACGTTGAGCGATCGTGAGAACCACGTTGTAAAGTGCTGCAGGACGGAGTACCCACCCGAGCGGCGACATCAGCATGCACACGGCTGTCTTCTGGCGGAATGGAGGTTCTTGTTGCTCTCATTGTTGATTTTTCCATTGTTGTTATATCAAATTGATCGAAAATGTGCTAATTATTAAGTTGACaatgactgctgctgctgctgcggaagTGCATGTGAGGAGGCTCTTGCCCGGGGGTCACGTAACCCGGCGGCCGACCGCTCAAAGCAGTTTTTGTGGCGCAGTTCATCGAACGTTCGGTGCTGTCGCAGCAGTAAGCGTGGGCGTCACAAGGCGCTGGGGAGATTTACTTTAAACTAGCCCATATATCAACTGTTCGCCCCAGAGCccccaggcacaggcacagacacaggcacaacCAGTGGCCATCGCCCCACGCCCATCGCACTATCTTATCGGACCGCTGATAAAAATCACAGTTGTCCCGCTGCCACCGAAAATCACCTGTGCACCTGAGAATCCCGTCTAACCACGAGTCTTGAATGTTCTTCCTTGCAGACATACTGGAGGGCCTGCGCCCCGGATCCCCCAAGCCGGGACACATCGAGCGCGTGGCCGGCAACAGtcaggccgaggaggaggccaaCAAGAGCGATGATCCGGTCATTACGCAACGCTTCCTCAAGATCAACGTCCGTCACATCACCGACGGCCAGGGCGTTGTGGGCGGCGTCCTTCTGGTCACCCCCAATGCCGTCATGTTCGATCCGAACGTCAGCGATCCGCTGGTGATCGAACACCAGGCGGAGAGCTACGGTGTGATTGCACCCATGGATCTGGTGGTGAATGCGGCCATTTTCCATGACATTGCGCACATGCGCGTGGTGGGAGGTGCCGGTCCCAGTGTTGCTGCCGGCAGCTGCGAGGCGGAGAAGCCAGAGATCTATTATCCCAAACCAGTATTAGTCGAGGAGGACTCCAAGGAGTTGTccgagcagcagccgctgatGGGCgacgatgccgatgccagTAAAGAGCGTTTGGAGGGTGAGTCTTGGCCAAAGCTCCCCTGGGATCCGTTGATGTTTACTCATGGGATGTATCTTGCATTTTTAGCTGAAATTGGTTCATTGGAGATCACCGATGACCAGGAATCACTCTGCTCCAGCACTGGACGCGATGGTGACGCCTTCCCCAAGGCCTTTGAACGTGAACGTATTGAGGTGAGTCattctcccactcccacttcccTGACGCATTTGTCTAAACTATTTAAACTTTTAATCTTTAGGACTCATCGTTGGAAGCCAAAGATAGCGCTAAGACTGACGCTGAGGATGAGGATAAGAAAACTGGCCTGGGCCTGACAGACACTCGCACCACCCTGGAGGAGAGACGCAAGAGTCTGTTGGACCATCACTGGGCTATTCCGAGCAAAGACCGGTTAGTGTTTGCTCAGCTGTGTGTTATATGTGCACCTATATCTTACGCTCTCGGGATGATGTGTGAACAACTGCAGTGCACACACAGGctttttgttatttaaataatatttgttATGCTTTCTGTGACGTCTCATATATCACATGCCACAGAGAGATGCGTTGTTGAAGCAGATATATCCATTTGTCCGTTTAACTATTCCTCTGTGTTCTGTATTTAACAAAATCGACAAGAGTATGTCTGATATATCACAAAAAATCAATGTACTTGGCATTATACTGCCCTTCAAATACTATTTTGCCATAGAAATGATCAGCATATTGAAAGAAAACCATTATTAAGGAATAGGCCATGTATTATTATAATAGCTTGGCTTAGAGTTGAAAAAGTTGAAGAAAAACCCATAAACACTAAGGATTAATGGCATAGAAATGGGATGTTTTAAATCTTTATTAGTTACCAATATTCCATGGCCGATATAGCCACTATTCAGCGTccataattgttatttttgatcaGTTAAAATATAATAGAGTGTGCCTTGATAGCGGCATGAGCAGGGTTAGATTTTTAATTAGATACCCCTATATATTAGACTCAATTCAGATAGCAAACCATTTAGTGACACCGCCTAATCTTTGGCCTGCCAGAGAAACCTTTTTCTGTTGCTTTATGCTTGTTAATAACTTtctgtttgtatttttgtgtttttattttcatatattcgACCCACGCCACGCCTTAAAACTAATCATAAACGCAATTTCTGTTATCAAACCAAATGCTTTACAcaacaaacgaaaaacaacCGCACACCGCACACCACACCCACATTTGCACACACGAAAACACCAACCACATATCTGTGTGTGCCCTGCACGAACATATTACTCAGCTATTGTTTGTCTAATTCCCGAAGATCATCGGAAGACGAGGCCGACAACGAGTCCAACATCACTGTGGATAGCGGCGCCCGCAGCCAGGATCCCCTCTCGGCCGCCAGCTCCGTGAGCGGCGTGCCACACAGCAGCATAAACCTTgggggagctggagcagctCCTGGAGCCGCAGCTATGGCTGGATCTGGGGGACAGTTGCCCGGCACTGGCATGATGCCACCGCCATCGGGCATTGATCTGGAGCACCTGGAGCAGCTGTCGAAGCAGTCGTGCTACGACTCGGGCATCGACATCAGGGAGCCCGTGCCCAGCGTACAGCCGATACCAAAGAAAACCGTTTACAGCGACGCTGACATTGTCCTCAGCTCGGACTGGGTACCACCGAAAAACATTGTGCCGACGCACTTTGGCGAGTCGCCGCCGCGCAGCACCATTCTGGGACAGAGCCTGGACGCTGGTGCCGGTGCTGGCGGGGCGCGCAAGAAGACCTCCAGCGTGAGCTTCAGTGTGGACGATGAGGCCGCACAGCAGGCCCAGGTGCAGGCACAGGTGGCGGCCACTTTGGCCAGCGACAAGCAGTCGGAGAAGAAGAACAAGGTATGCGCTAATGAATCACTTGACTACTGTCACGGATACTGATTCGAATTTGTTACTTTATAGATGCTGAAGCGCCTCTCGTATCCCCTGACCTGGGTGGAGGGCCTCACCGGCGAAGGCGGAGCTGTGCCAGCCCCTGGCAGCGGCACCGGCAGCCTCAACAAGTCGGCGGACACTGATTCGGCGCCCAACACGGGCGACTCCAATCAGAGTGTCTTTTCGAAAGTATTCTCAAGGTGCGCATCCCCCAGCTAACATTTGCAACCATCTATCGATCTCTTGACTATAATTGGTGCcaacaaattttgtttatttcgtTTCGAAAACTGAAAAACCGAACAAATCTCAAAACCAAAATGCTTACCTTCGTTTTGTGCGGATCGGCTGCTTTGCtaaacaataaaataacatcacatcacatcacgtACTCATGCAACACtgaacacacaacacacaacaatTGTACACCCTACTGACACAcacaacacgcacacacaattCTATAGCTCGCCCATTACTCTGGTCTCAGAGCTGGGCGGGAATCTGTTTTCGAAAACACCGTCCGAAGACTCTGGTGGCTCGCCAGTGCCGCCACTGACTCCGCATTCGACACATTCCGAGGGTCATATGACCTATGGGTAAGGAAAGGAAGGATTTTGGATCCCCGATATCGatgtcgttgttgtcgttgtcgttgttgctgttgatattgttgttgctattgaaTCTTGATGTAGTGTTTCACctaagaaaaaacaaaagaaagcaaaGAACTTCTTCTTTGTCGCAATGAGCACATTTCTCCTTTCGTTTGTTAGTTTCGATTCAACGTACCATCAATGCTTCATTTTATCAGTTTCGAGTGTAAATTTGAATCATCCTATCATTcatctccctctgcctctggccaTATATTTATACTAATTCGTTTGTTCTGTCGCTACCCCCCATAGACGTTCCTCAATTGGTACCTTTATACGTCCGCATTCGTCGGAGGGAACCTCGTCCAGCACCAAACTGAAGGAAGCCAAGCAGGCGCCCAAGCTGGACTATCGTTCCATGGTCTCGATGGATGACAAGCCCGAACTATTTATCAGTGTGGACAGTAAGGGAAACCCGCTAATTTGATTGAACTTTAACTAACATTTGGGATATTCTCTCACTTTCATTTAGAGCTCATCCCACGTCCGGCAAGAGCCTGTCTTGACCCACCTTTGTATTTGCGCCTGCGCATGGGCAAGCCCATTGGCAAGGCCATACCGCTGCCAACCTCTGTCATGTCCTACGGCAAGAACAAGTTGCGCGCCGAGTATTGGTTCAGCGTGCCCAAAAATCGGTAAGTCAACAGCTACGCCGCTATAGATCCCTTCTTTATCGCTCCCTTCTCTGTTTTTTAGCGTTGATGAGCTCTATCGCTTCATAAACACCTGGGTGAAACACCTGTACGGTGAGCTGGACGAAGAGCAAATCAAGGCGCGTGGCTTTGAGCTGATCCAGGAGGACACCGAGTGGACAAAGAGCGGCACCACCAAGGCTGGCCTCGGCGGCGGCAGCCAGGATGGCGAGGAGATCAGCGATCTCACCCGAGAGTCTTGGGAGGTAAGTTCACCGTTTATCTGTAGACTCCCCCAAGCCTCTGGCCAGGAACGACCCCTTCCGCTTTCCTCTTTCCTCCCTCTTGTATCTTTCTATCGTTTAACTCTTTGCTCCGAGCTCTTACTCTCGAATCGTTCTATTTTTTCAAAGAGCTATCAAATCCCTGCTTCTCCAGGTTATGCCTCAGATCAAACTTAATGATTAATCAATGAATTTTATGCCAAATTTCTTCTTCAtccaatataaatataaatcttgTAAATCTTGTTTACATTCTTCCCCCCACGTGTACTTTTCTctcttgtttttcttcttcctttttccttGCGTCTCTTTTTCCTTTATTGATTTGCCTTGCCTTTGATTTTCCAACGAAATCGAAACCATCGAAATCGACCACGGGCTGAACCCCCAAACCAATAAAACTATAACTATAAAACCATATACTGAAATTGCATTCTATTATTATGAAAACTACTTACATATATGACATGATATTATTTAACCTCTGTTGAACTACAAACAGCTTATAAAGGCGCCGTTCGCCAAGACCTACAAGATCATTAAAACGGCTTCCCATGCCGCATCGCATGACTTGGAAATGTTGGGCGGCGAGGTTAGGACAAATCAATCCTTTAATACGAATTCTTCAcctaaaaaatacaaaaaacaaaaaccaaaccttACTGTGTTGTCCGCACCAAAAACTTAAACTTAAacttaaacttaaaaaaacaaaaccaaaagaaaaatcgTTTTTGGAACTTGTgtgaaaattttgaatttttgcatattttcgatttagtttatgtttttgtttttccgttGGATATTATATTTGTTGATTTTCCAATATGCTCGCTGGTTTTTTAGTTTCTGTCTATTCGTAGTTTTCGAAGCACTTTATGCACTCGTATTTCTGgttctttctgtttttgtaCCACCACCCAACCCACCGAAAAAGCACCCAAATCTAGAAAAGAAAAGTCCTATGGAGATTTTCTTTGGCACCACTCTTTTTTCCAGCACTGTGTttctgtggcactgtggcgCTCGCACAAGTCTCGAATTTCCACACTCCCCAAGCATTGGTTCCATCCATCTATATTATATCTGTATACCTTATAGACATTGGCTCATCTATCCCTCTCTCGAGCGAGCATTTCAAATTCATTCTGTATCGAagcatttgtttttattgttttatgttcgAAAGATTGGCCTCGTATTTTATTCTCTCTGTTctcgaaattttgaaacattttcattgCATTCAAAAAGAATATACAAATCAATTGATGAAAACGATTTAAGGACAACAAAATGTGGGTTTGAAGAAGTTTGACCGCTATTTGGGGGGCAATAAAAGGGATACTAATTGATTGCAAGATCAATTGGAAAACCAGTTTTGAAAACGAATCAGAACTCAACAATTAAACTAAACAATTAGTTTAAATACTATAACCAGATAACAAAAGTGCTTAATTACCATCTAATTCACTTCATAGTTCGCGTACTTCGCGTCACTTGATACTGAAATTGAGTTCATGAACCTCCCCGACACTTTGAGGGCTTCAAACCCCCGAGAGGTGTCACTTTGGGGCTTGATTATTACAGAAGCATTACCTAACCTAGCCTAACAGCCATTCGAAACGTAACCCATTTACATGAGtaatatatacaatacatacgaCCACAGGCTCTTGTCCAACCTTGCCACCAGGCCCCCTCATATCATACtcgctccagttccagtttcagtttcagttccagttcccTCCCCAGTTGATATTCTCTTAGCCACATTCTTCGTTTAGCAATACAAAGGCACCAAAACGATATGCTAATTACGAATTGATTTGGATTCAGCTTCGAATCGAGTTCCATTTCGCAATGCTTTCGCACTTTGAGAGGCCAGGTCTGGCattatatttataaacatttttacaaCAATTAGCGCCTTTTGCACGTTATCAAGAGTCTGGCATTTATTTGTGCAATCTTTGTGGACACGTTTTCCCATCTCACCCCATAAGCGTGCCATATCCAAAATGAAATATCACGATCAATGGATGAGATGAGTAATTCGGAATAGAGATGGCAAAGATATTGTAGGCGATACGCCCTTGAGAGGGGAACCTTGAGTGCTGCCCCATTACTTTTCCGTTTCTGATACTGTTTGCCGGTTCGTTCTTATCGGTTCGGGTTGAAGCTCTGACATTATTCTCCCACTCCTCTCGCCATTATCAGCCTCCCAGGCAATGTAGCGGCGCATCAGCAAATTGTTTCCTCATTAGGCGCCTGCCGCATCAAAACATCCATAATTATAACTATTAAATACAAGTATAGTgtataaaatgaaatatattatgGGAGCACTAAGCTATCAATAGAATCTCTCTACAACGAAGCATCCATCAATATAGAATAGACGATGATTGCTTCCGTAGCCCCAAGCAATGCAAATATCTTCAAAATGAAGACCAGACCTCAACGAAGCCCCAAACAATGCACAATCTCTGTTGAATTGATACTCAGCTTGATGATCCGTAGATGACATGACGTGACCAATAGCTCAGATAATGCCCACCAATTGCGTAATGTCCGGGCTTATCTGCGAAGACTGCCGAAAATAAATCGGGCTTCTGGATTATCGAAAGGTGAAGCATTCGGAGGGTGAAGACTACAATTCTTGGCTGTTTTGGCAGCCCCACAAGTGTGCCAGAGATATTGATCTGATATGTCGGGGTTTGTTTCTTCATTAAGTGTTATTCGATATTTGCATATCGTTCATTCATTTGTTGGATGATTGGTTACTTTAAATAGTTTTCAGAGAGGTATGATGCATACTATATATAGTCAGAATTCTTTGAGAACATTCTCTGATTCTCCAAGAGGAATGCTGTTCTGCCTAAAAGCTGCtgaaaattcccaaaaataaATCGGAAACTAGTTCCTCACAAATCAGAACACATGACGTCTCTAAAGCGGACCATTGTTTGACACTAATGAAATATGAATAACTAAAGCGAAATGTGTTTAGAGATCGGCtctcatcatcagcagcatcatTGATATAATCTAAAAACCCGTTTGCGAtggttatttttatttttactgtGGACTATTtatgccagagagagagagcgcgtgCCGTGAACATAAATTGTTAATTATTCATTTCTCGTGCGGGGCGATCatttatttgcatacatttaATTACTAAATTTAAGTACACTTTCCATTTAAATACTGTTCtaattgaaatcaaattgGGCCGCCTCTTTAGAGCCTAACTATATTctaattaaattgaaattaaatacaaattgaaatCCAGCTTAAAGCGATTGTCATTTAGCCGGTTTCTGTGTCCGTTGATTGGGTAGCACCATCATCATGATGATCATCGTCTATTTTTCTTATTTCGAAGCCAAATCCGGTTTCGGCAGGTGTATAAAAATAGCAGAATAAACTGAAATAAAAGCAGAAATGATGCGCTTTACTCCAGAGCTCTGCCTCTACTCACtcatttttgctgtttttttttttgttgttgcttaaaTGCTCAATTAGCCGAGGAGGATCCAACGCCCCACCGCAaaccctgcccctgccacacttGAGAAACGGTAGTCCCCAAGCCGCACACACCGATGATTCGCTGACGCCAGCAACACTCAACTTTGCCTTCCAATTGTTCATATATCGAATATACATGTTTACTATATATAAAAGGGGTATATCTATATTGTATTGGATATTGTACTTGTCCGATCAATTGGTTTCAATGAATTTTTGCCAACAAACCGCGACAACGATGCTGAGAAGACAGtcttttcaatttgcatacgAATATcactcactctccctctctgagATAGTGTTCTCTGCTcaattttaaatgcatttctTACATTAAATTGCGCATTCCGTTAATGGATCACCATAAACACTTGTTTAATGTCGCCATTACCTGGTACATGCATACGTACTGGTGGAGGCTTTAAGAAATGGGAGCGGTAAGAGCTGGTTTTCCATATAGCACCGCTTGAAGAGCCTCTCATATTCCTTAATCACGACAGGAGCGCTGGTGACGCCTGTTCGGGGCTGTGTGGGGTGCGGCCTTGTATGCATAATTAACAGATGTTGATGTGTTTTTAATAAGTTATTAGTCAAGGTATTTTCGGGGCATGTTGAATGCCTAAAGAGTTACATGTTTGATCTTATCTCTCTATCATATACAAAAGTTTTGTCTCGTCGGCGTCGTTCGATATTTTACTCCGGGGGTTGGCAAGGCGCTTGTACCCtagtatttgtatattttaccTATGTTCACACTCGTATGACACCGATTCGATAATATTCCTTCAAGTAGAGATGTTTTTCCGCGgttaattaatcaattttattGATAGTTCTCTCTGTTATAGTGTTTAGATCACATTCATAAGGAGCTATTCATAGTTTTTTGAAAACTGATTAAACTCTGACTAATATAATGCGGTTTTCCGTTTCCTGGAATGCACAAAGTACAATATTTGATACGTATAAACTCGCTAAAAATGCTTCATTTAAAAGTGGCCAAGATAAACAGTTGAGCTCATGCACGGCAGGGCAATAAATATAGATGGGTTTAATCAATTGATTAGCATGGCATTTAATATGTTTGCATATCTGTAAACCAAAGCCGCAAAGACAAACAATCCGTGAGCACTTGCTGAAGAGAGAGCCTTGGGGAGCTGGGAGAGAGCTGCTCTCATCAATTGCAGTCGCACCGAAAGGGCCAGGGAGAAAGAGTAAGGGAGAGGGGAACTGGTGATCGAAAAGTTTGGTCAGACCGCAAACGCATagtaaatgcaataaaaaagaCACACTGGTGGTCTGGAACATAGTCAGGGCGCAGTTGAAGCTCCTGAGAGAGCAAAAGACAACGATAAAAGACACTGATGGACCAACCCTGCAGTATAGAACCACTTTGAAATCCATTTAACAGAAGTAGTCGCAAATATTTGGGCATACAGTGGCAAACACTGACAGCTAACATTTTCGTACCATATGCATCGAAATGGGCATCCAACAATGGCGGTCCAAATTATGAGCACAACTGTCTGATCCAACACTGTCAATCCCATTCGACATGCACTGCCATTGCATCACACTGGCGGCTTGCAATATTCAACCAAGTCAGGCAGCCTCTCCCACAGTCGTGGTCGTGCCGTCATAGACGAgctatcagcagcagcggcgcgCAGCAGAGAAGCAGCCACAGCGTCGttggccgcagcagcagctgagccacgttttgttgttgctgatatGGTTTTTTACTGTTGTTATTGGgactgctggcgctgctggtgggaacgacgacgacggctcCAACGTATGTTTTGTGTTTTAGTTTTCGCAAAACATTCAAGCCGCACAGTCACGTCTCTCCCTCCCTGTCGCTCTCTCCGTGTCACTCTCTGCGCGCTAGATCCGCGATCTCCGATTCGGATGCTCCGAAAGTGTTACCCAAAAATGTGACTTTTGTGCCAATTATAGAAATTATTAGATCTGGCAGATCTTGCAGTTGTgcaaatattatatatttttgggtcTTCCGCCCCGCCTTCCGTCTTCCGTCTTCGGTCTACGGTCCTCCGCATCAGCATTGCTAAAGAGCGAAAAGCGTGTCCAAAATTAGCAACGCCTGAGCGCAGCgcccaaagaaaaagaaaggaaataaacaaagactaaaagagaaagagaaaaaggaaATCTTTGCCTCTGCAGtcgttgctgccgctggcagAGAACGTCGCCAAAATGAGCGCCAAAGCCATGAAAATCTCAAAAATAGCGAAATACATCAAGAAAAGggtaaatatgaaaatatgaaaatgaggAAAACACAAAGCACAGACCACAAAAATCTATTAGTCTCCTCCCAATTTCTGTTCGGGGTGAAAGTCTTACGAAAGTGCACAAGAAATACATATCAAGATtacaaaaatttgaatttcaaaatGCATCGCATTTTGTAAGCCGACCGCGTCCCAGCCCGAAAGCCAAAAAGTATTCAATGCCTTGGCCATAAACAGTCGGACAGCGCGCACCTTATAAAGggtccgtctccgtctccgtcgcAGACGATCGCATTGGAATTTCGGCTACTGCCCCGAAATGTCCAGCACCAATGATGACGATAATGATCGTGTAAATGTTTTTCAGATAAAAATGGATATGAAATGGTTTCcataaagatatatttaaaGTCCCTTTCGGAGTGGGTCTTTAAGATGGTCGATAGATCCTCTATATGTGATCCTCTACAGGGTGTTGATTGTTGATTACAGCTTGTTGCCCAAGATCAAAATGGATTGGAACTAATGGAAACTTAAGTGTTGGCTATAAAGAACCCATCACGATCCTTTCGCTTC contains:
- the mtd gene encoding oxidation resistance protein 1 isoform X7, which encodes MSIIDNGKYRLRKDWASASIPSLVNIDEHEGDAADESSLNITAPLPPQKPPRRSSLALGLFSGLKSDKSQKRRSSIAVSFLRRDSSKNSTKDSYESAVRSEKSDGSGTPTNSPEIPIYSSEENIRASSPNEPGKQTYFEDGSQTPRPVLQGLNSSYEAAPQRRRRSSLQTKLDRHRRKKMEYINQRSLDSTAGMTYSESHSDLTNDVSAGRQADDEDENENEDDDIIDPREHGEYFPREKRHSWWNIFVPDNFKNRSRRASQDVSSLSRSVDNLAIPVRRSKSRSVDHGLAAPFDLDSLRSKVEQRFESVDKLSRQKSSLPTIPTISYTVGNRDTLTSVAARFDTTPSELTHLNRLNSSFIYPGQQLLVPDKSAKDDASSSSTNEGADGGSVSGKSSPIERKLSGDETRERDILEGLRPGSPKPGHIERVAGNSQAEEEANKSDDPVITQRFLKINVRHITDGQGVVGGVLLVTPNAVMFDPNVSDPLVIEHQAESYGVIAPMDLVVNAAIFHDIAHMRVVGGAGPSVAAGSCEAEKPEIYYPKPVLVEEDSKELSEQQPLMGDDADASKERLEAEIGSLEITDDQESLCSSTGRDGDAFPKAFERERIEDSSLEAKDSAKTDAEDEDKKTGLGLTDTRTTLEERRKSLLDHHWAIPSKDRYCLSNSRRSSEDEADNESNITVDSGARSQDPLSAASSVSGVPHSSINLGGAGAAPGAAAMAGSGGQLPGTGMMPPPSGIDLEHLEQLSKQSCYDSGIDIREPVPSVQPIPKKTVYSDADIVLSSDWVPPKNIVPTHFGESPPRSTILGQSLDAGAGAGGARKKTSSVSFSVDDEAAQQAQVQAQVAATLASDKQSEKKNKMLKRLSYPLTWVEGLTGEGGAVPAPGSGTGSLNKSADTDSAPNTGDSNQSVFSKVFSRRSSIGTFIRPHSSEGTSSSTKLKEAKQAPKLDYRSMVSMDDKPELFISVDKLIPRPARACLDPPLYLRLRMGKPIGKAIPLPTSVMSYGKNKLRAEYWFSVPKNRVDELYRFINTWVKHLYGELDEEQIKARGFELIQEDTEWTKSGTTKAGLGGGSQDGEEISDLTRESWEVLSMSTDEYRKTSLFATGSFDLDFPIPDLIGKTEILTEEHREKLCSHLPARAEGYSWSLIFSTSQHGFALNSLYRKMARLESPVLIVIEDTDNNVFGALTSCSLHVSDHFYGTGESLLYKFNPSFKVFHWTGENMYFIKGNMESLSIGAGDGRFGLWLDGDLNQGRSQSCSTYGNEPLAPQEDFVIKTLECWAFV
- the mtd gene encoding oxidation resistance protein 1 isoform X11 → MSRENSPRHGSFRRHLNNRDSPAAGAPPGSPHHQQSNHQYHHQQPPIMEHAGAPISTSATNIATVLEDGENPILPPLTGSGPSRQRSLRDRLKDGITGSFSWQSKSRSVDHGLAAPFDLDSLRSKVEQRFESVDKLSRQKSSLPTIPTISYTVGNRDTLTSVAARFDTTPSELTHLNRLNSSFIYPGQQLLVPDKSAKDDASSSSTNEGADGGSVSGKSSPIERKLSGDETRERDILEGLRPGSPKPGHIERVAGNSQAEEEANKSDDPVITQRFLKINVRHITDGQGVVGGVLLVTPNAVMFDPNVSDPLVIEHQAESYGVIAPMDLVVNAAIFHDIAHMRVVGGAGPSVAAGSCEAEKPEIYYPKPVLVEEDSKELSEQQPLMGDDADASKERLEAEIGSLEITDDQESLCSSTGRDGDAFPKAFERERIEDSSLEAKDSAKTDAEDEDKKTGLGLTDTRTTLEERRKSLLDHHWAIPSKDRSSEDEADNESNITVDSGARSQDPLSAASSVSGVPHSSINLGGAGAAPGAAAMAGSGGQLPGTGMMPPPSGIDLEHLEQLSKQSCYDSGIDIREPVPSVQPIPKKTVYSDADIVLSSDWVPPKNIVPTHFGESPPRSTILGQSLDAGAGAGGARKKTSSVSFSVDDEAAQQAQVQAQVAATLASDKQSEKKNKMLKRLSYPLTWVEGLTGEGGAVPAPGSGTGSLNKSADTDSAPNTGDSNQSVFSKVFSSSPITLVSELGGNLFSKTPSEDSGGSPVPPLTPHSTHSEGHMTYGRSSIGTFIRPHSSEGTSSSTKLKEAKQAPKLDYRSMVSMDDKPELFISVDKLIPRPARACLDPPLYLRLRMGKPIGKAIPLPTSVMSYGKNKLRAEYWFSVPKNRVDELYRFINTWVKHLYGELDEEQIKARGFELIQEDTEWTKSGTTKAGLGGGSQDGEEISDLTRESWELIKAPFAKTYKIIKTASHAASHDLEMLGGEVLSMSTDEYRKTSLFATGSFDLDFPIPDLIGKTEILTEEHREKLCSHLPARAEGYSWSLIFSTSQHGFALNSLYRKMARLESPVLIVIEDTDNNVFGALTSCSLHVSDHFYGTGESLLYKFNPSFKVFHWTGENMYFIKGNMESLSIGAGDGRFGLWLDGDLNQGRSQSCSTYGNEPLAPQEDFVIKTLECWAFV